In the genome of Bradyrhizobium sp. CIAT3101, one region contains:
- a CDS encoding trehalose-6-phosphate synthase — MNLVVVSNRVARGKPNEPMTGGLAAALLPVVEHSGAIWVGSSGRVRDGHQKEPFAEIEALGSGAIATLDLPAAHYGGYYEGFANSALWPALHSRSDLIRVSREDYVSYREVNAFMARALMRFRKTKTAFWVQDYHFLALGAELRDLGVDDPIGFFLHTPWPVAAVMQGVPNHRELITAMLAYDLLGFQTDEDCQNFLGYAGGELDLTIEDGVVLSQHGRTRCEVFPIGIDAEKFAAYAAKSASHPDVSRLRRSLNGERLAIGVDRLDYSKGLVNRISAFDRLWTDQPQFARSISLLQIANPSRGAIEAYGNLQNEVARLVTDVNGRHGEVDWTPIRYLNKGFSQAVLAGLYRTAQIGVVTPLHDGMNLVAKEYIAAQNPADPGVLVLSKFAGAANELETALLVNPHDIDGMARAIAVAAAMPLTERKMRWEAMMKTLRGHTIQQWSSDFVAELESCRPEKIAAAPLAVQPPQALRWLKSAISGVRLI, encoded by the coding sequence GTGAACTTAGTCGTCGTTTCGAATCGAGTTGCGCGCGGTAAACCCAACGAGCCCATGACGGGCGGCCTCGCAGCGGCATTGCTTCCCGTCGTGGAGCATTCAGGTGCGATCTGGGTGGGTTCCTCCGGCCGCGTGCGCGACGGCCATCAGAAGGAACCGTTCGCCGAGATCGAGGCGCTGGGTTCCGGTGCGATTGCGACGCTGGACCTGCCGGCTGCGCATTACGGTGGCTATTACGAAGGTTTTGCCAATTCGGCGCTGTGGCCGGCGCTGCATTCGCGCAGCGACCTGATCCGCGTCTCGCGCGAGGATTATGTCAGCTATCGCGAGGTCAACGCGTTCATGGCGCGCGCCCTGATGCGCTTCCGCAAAACCAAAACTGCGTTCTGGGTGCAGGATTATCATTTCCTCGCGCTCGGCGCGGAGCTGCGCGATCTCGGCGTCGACGATCCCATCGGCTTCTTCCTGCACACGCCGTGGCCGGTCGCTGCAGTCATGCAGGGCGTGCCCAATCATCGCGAGCTGATCACCGCGATGCTGGCCTATGATCTGCTCGGTTTCCAGACCGACGAGGATTGCCAGAATTTCCTCGGCTATGCCGGCGGCGAGCTCGATCTCACCATCGAGGACGGCGTGGTGCTGTCGCAACATGGACGGACGCGATGCGAAGTGTTTCCGATCGGTATCGACGCGGAGAAATTCGCAGCCTATGCCGCGAAGTCGGCCTCGCATCCCGACGTGTCGCGGCTGCGTCGCAGTCTCAACGGCGAGCGGCTTGCGATCGGCGTCGACCGGCTCGATTATTCCAAGGGACTCGTCAACCGCATCAGCGCGTTCGACCGGCTCTGGACCGATCAGCCGCAGTTTGCGCGCAGCATCTCGCTGCTGCAGATCGCCAACCCTTCACGCGGCGCGATCGAAGCCTATGGCAATCTCCAGAACGAAGTCGCCCGCCTCGTCACCGACGTCAACGGCCGGCATGGCGAGGTCGACTGGACGCCGATCCGCTATCTCAACAAGGGTTTCAGCCAGGCCGTGCTGGCGGGCCTCTATCGCACCGCGCAGATCGGCGTCGTGACGCCGCTTCATGACGGCATGAACCTCGTCGCCAAGGAATATATCGCCGCGCAAAACCCGGCCGATCCCGGCGTGCTCGTGCTGTCGAAGTTCGCCGGTGCGGCCAACGAGCTCGAGACTGCTCTGCTGGTCAACCCGCATGACATCGACGGCATGGCCCGCGCCATCGCGGTCGCCGCCGCGATGCCGCTCACCGAGCGCAAGATGCGCTGGGAGGCGATGATGAAGACGCTGCGCGGCCACACCATCCAGCAATGGTCGTCGGATTTCGTCGCCGAGCTCGAGAGTTGCCGCCCCGAGAAGATCGCGGCCGCCCCGCTCGCGGTGCAGCCGCCGCAGGCGCTGCGCTGGCTGAAGTCGGCGATCTCGGGTGTGCGGCTGATCTAG
- a CDS encoding alpha/beta fold hydrolase → MSDISHVTAGDGCRIAYQFDSRGDNPVLILSNSIATDHRMWDRQIAELSKSFRVLRYDTRGHGSSDAPQGPYSLDRLGRDVIELMDALGIARAHFCGLSLGGFVGQWLGFRAPERIDRLILSNTSPYLGPSPQWDDLIKRVLRERNMSAMADMFIGNWFPPQMIRDESATVDAFRNMILATAPDGLAGCFAVVRDADLRRTNTLIRAPTLVIGGIDDTVTLASHSEAIASAIQESQLVLLPGVHMLNIERQASFLEAVLEFLRED, encoded by the coding sequence ATGAGCGACATCAGCCACGTCACTGCCGGAGACGGCTGCCGGATCGCCTACCAATTCGATAGCCGAGGCGACAACCCGGTGCTGATCCTCTCGAACTCGATCGCAACCGACCACCGCATGTGGGACCGGCAGATCGCAGAGCTCTCGAAGTCCTTTCGCGTGCTGCGATACGACACACGGGGGCATGGCAGCTCGGATGCTCCCCAAGGCCCCTATTCGCTCGACCGCCTCGGACGCGACGTCATCGAGCTGATGGATGCGCTCGGGATCGCGCGTGCGCATTTCTGCGGCCTCTCGCTCGGCGGTTTTGTTGGCCAATGGCTGGGTTTTCGCGCGCCCGAGCGGATCGACCGGCTCATTCTTTCGAATACGTCACCCTATCTCGGCCCGTCTCCGCAGTGGGATGACCTCATCAAGCGCGTCCTTCGCGAACGGAATATGTCGGCCATGGCCGACATGTTCATCGGGAACTGGTTTCCGCCACAGATGATCCGAGATGAATCGGCGACGGTCGATGCCTTTCGCAACATGATCCTCGCGACAGCGCCCGACGGGCTTGCCGGATGCTTCGCCGTCGTACGCGACGCCGATCTCCGGCGCACCAACACGCTGATCAGGGCACCGACACTGGTGATCGGAGGCATCGACGACACCGTCACCCTGGCAAGCCACAGCGAGGCGATCGCCAGCGCCATTCAGGAATCGCAACTTGTCCTGCTGCCCGGCGTCCATATGCTCAATATCGAGCGGCAGGCTTCCTTTCTCGAAGCCGTGCTGGAATTCCTGCGAGAGGACTAG
- a CDS encoding LysR family transcriptional regulator produces the protein MSVEETNNPASFKLHDLRCFDAVARLGSFQAAANALHRTHPSVFAAVTRLEQRLGLTLLDRSGYRVELTEVGRMFHARAATSLRDIDNLDGYARQLATGEEPVLRVVLGDLCDRPAVLGTLSAFFAGRPRTRLHLDYEAVSGPFERLADGSADLIFHRVDDSRYDLEQIRFREIRLLPVAAPGFLAAEAGAEITPRQLQLVTQCVIRDTARDTTPEDHFLIDGAPHCSVPDHTMKKELILHRMAWGHLPEFMVENELRTGKLINMQGRYIPGRTETLAAMRRIDRPHGPVAEELWECLKDGLPRM, from the coding sequence ATGTCTGTCGAAGAAACGAACAATCCGGCTTCATTCAAGTTGCACGACCTGCGCTGCTTCGATGCGGTGGCACGTCTGGGAAGTTTTCAGGCCGCGGCGAATGCACTTCATCGGACGCACCCGTCGGTCTTCGCGGCCGTGACGCGGCTGGAGCAACGCCTTGGCCTGACGCTGCTCGATCGGAGTGGCTATCGCGTCGAGCTGACCGAGGTCGGACGGATGTTTCATGCCCGCGCTGCGACATCGTTGCGCGACATCGATAATCTCGATGGTTACGCGCGGCAGCTGGCGACTGGCGAAGAGCCGGTGCTGCGGGTCGTCCTCGGCGATCTATGCGACCGGCCTGCGGTCCTCGGTACGCTCTCGGCGTTCTTCGCGGGGAGGCCGCGCACGCGCTTGCACCTCGATTATGAAGCAGTGAGCGGACCCTTCGAGCGACTGGCTGATGGCTCCGCGGATTTGATTTTCCACCGCGTCGACGACTCCCGCTACGATCTGGAGCAGATCAGGTTTCGCGAGATCCGGCTGCTGCCGGTCGCCGCGCCGGGCTTCCTGGCCGCCGAGGCAGGCGCCGAAATAACACCTCGGCAATTGCAGCTCGTTACGCAGTGCGTGATCCGTGACACGGCACGCGACACCACTCCCGAGGATCACTTTCTGATCGACGGCGCGCCGCACTGCTCCGTGCCCGACCACACGATGAAGAAGGAGTTGATTCTGCATCGGATGGCTTGGGGCCATCTGCCGGAATTCATGGTCGAGAACGAACTTCGCACGGGCAAACTGATCAATATGCAGGGGCGCTATATCCCCGGGCGCACCGAAACTCTGGCGGCAATGCGGCGTATCGATCGGCCTCATGGACCGGTTGCCGAAGAGTTGTGGGAATGCCTCAAAGACGGCCTTCCGAGAATGTAG
- a CDS encoding LysR family transcriptional regulator, giving the protein MARFDTNRSAEMEVFVRVVDLGGFTQAARKLRLTPSGVSKLISRLETRLGSRLINRTTRKLTLTEEGQAFYQRSLRILGEMEEAEREAASGAAPRGRLTVNSNIPFGMLHLMPLIPRFLAEHPEITLDLVLTDTLIDLMQERADVAIRVGPLKASRLIARKLGTSRMVVVGAPDYLARAGIPKTPSDLAEHRGIGWTFPRIRGGWPFRRGDRTEEAVPPPAARASDGEIARRLALGGVGLARLALFHIGPDIEAGRLVPVLQSYNPGDREDIHAVYVGHAAPLPARVRAFIDFLAEHVRVSDPALKRAQDGKWKLAQ; this is encoded by the coding sequence ATGGCCCGTTTCGACACCAACCGCTCCGCCGAGATGGAGGTTTTCGTTCGCGTCGTCGACCTCGGCGGCTTCACCCAGGCCGCCCGGAAGCTGCGCCTGACGCCTTCGGGCGTCAGCAAGCTGATCTCGCGGCTGGAGACGCGGCTGGGCTCGCGGCTGATCAACCGCACCACGCGCAAGCTGACGCTGACGGAGGAAGGCCAGGCCTTCTACCAGCGCTCGTTGCGCATCCTCGGCGAGATGGAGGAAGCCGAGCGCGAGGCCGCCTCCGGCGCCGCGCCACGCGGCCGCCTCACAGTCAACAGCAACATTCCCTTCGGCATGCTGCATCTGATGCCGCTGATCCCCCGCTTTCTCGCGGAGCATCCCGAGATCACGCTCGATCTCGTGCTGACCGACACGCTGATCGATCTGATGCAGGAGCGAGCCGATGTCGCCATCCGCGTCGGTCCGCTGAAGGCTTCACGCCTGATTGCGCGCAAGCTCGGCACCAGCCGCATGGTGGTCGTCGGCGCACCGGATTATCTGGCGCGCGCGGGCATACCGAAGACGCCGTCGGATCTCGCCGAGCACCGCGGCATCGGCTGGACCTTTCCGCGCATCCGCGGCGGCTGGCCGTTCAGGCGCGGTGACCGCACCGAGGAAGCCGTGCCGCCACCCGCCGCGCGCGCCAGCGACGGCGAGATCGCCCGCCGCCTGGCGCTCGGCGGCGTCGGACTCGCTCGCCTCGCCCTCTTCCACATCGGCCCCGACATCGAAGCCGGCCGCCTCGTGCCGGTGCTGCAAAGCTACAATCCCGGCGACCGCGAAGACATTCACGCGGTCTATGTCGGCCACGCCGCTCCGCTTCCCGCCCGCGTGCGCGCCTTCATCGATTTTTTGGCGGAGCACGTGCGCGTGAGTGACCCAGCGTTAAAGCGTGCGCAGGATGGGAAGTGGAAGTTGGCGCAATGA
- a CDS encoding MFS transporter, which translates to MPPAVLALTAGAFGIGTTEFIIMGLLLQVAADMHVSVPVAGLLISGYALGVFVGAPVLTLATRRLPRKTVLLALMAIFTLGNAACALAPNYELLMAARVLTSLAHGTFFGVGSVVATGLVAEDKRASAIATMFIGLTVATLLGVPFGAWFGLMLGWRAAFWAVTVIGVIAFAVVAALVPGHVGNGDKPISLAEEIAVLGRGQVLLGLAMTVFGFAGLFVVFTYIQPILTRFTGFSEAAVSPILLVFGVGLAVGNVAGGKLADRGLVRALIGTLAALAIVLLGLSAVLSVKIPTIALILLLGVAAFATVAPLQLRVLEAAGPRGRTLASSLNIAAFNLGNALGAWAGGVAIDRGLGLSVLPLVAAGITAIGLLLALWSLQLDRRQVAVAACPAE; encoded by the coding sequence ATGCCTCCCGCCGTCCTCGCGCTCACCGCCGGTGCCTTCGGCATCGGCACCACCGAATTCATCATCATGGGCCTGCTGCTTCAGGTCGCTGCCGACATGCATGTCTCCGTGCCGGTCGCGGGCCTGCTGATCTCCGGCTATGCGCTCGGCGTGTTCGTCGGCGCGCCGGTGCTGACGCTCGCCACCCGCCGGTTGCCGCGAAAGACCGTGCTGCTGGCGCTGATGGCGATCTTCACGCTCGGCAATGCCGCCTGTGCGCTCGCGCCGAACTATGAATTGCTGATGGCCGCGCGGGTGCTGACCTCGCTGGCCCACGGCACCTTCTTCGGTGTCGGCTCGGTGGTGGCGACCGGCCTCGTTGCCGAGGACAAGCGGGCGTCCGCCATTGCCACGATGTTCATCGGCCTCACGGTCGCGACCCTGCTGGGGGTGCCCTTCGGTGCCTGGTTCGGCCTGATGCTCGGCTGGCGCGCGGCGTTCTGGGCGGTGACGGTGATCGGCGTGATCGCCTTTGCGGTGGTTGCGGCGCTGGTGCCCGGCCATGTCGGCAACGGCGACAAGCCGATCTCGCTGGCGGAAGAGATTGCCGTGCTCGGACGCGGACAGGTGCTGCTCGGCCTGGCCATGACCGTGTTCGGCTTTGCCGGCCTGTTCGTCGTCTTCACTTACATCCAGCCGATCCTGACGCGCTTTACCGGCTTTTCGGAGGCCGCCGTGTCCCCGATCCTGCTGGTGTTCGGTGTCGGGCTTGCGGTCGGCAATGTTGCCGGCGGCAAGCTCGCCGATCGTGGGCTCGTGCGTGCACTGATCGGCACGCTCGCTGCGCTCGCGATCGTGTTGCTCGGTCTCTCCGCCGTACTGTCGGTCAAGATCCCCACCATTGCGCTGATCCTGCTGCTTGGTGTCGCGGCGTTTGCAACGGTCGCGCCGTTGCAGCTTCGCGTGCTGGAAGCGGCCGGTCCGCGTGGCCGCACGTTGGCTTCGAGCCTCAACATCGCCGCGTTCAATCTCGGCAATGCGCTCGGTGCCTGGGCCGGCGGCGTCGCCATCGATCGCGGGCTCGGCCTTTCCGTGCTGCCGCTGGTTGCGGCGGGCATCACCGCGATCGGACTCTTGCTGGCGCTGTGGAGCCTTCAACTCGATCGCAGGCAGGTCGCCGTCGCGGCCTGCCCGGCGGAATAG
- a CDS encoding aldo/keto reductase, with product MQYRNLGASGLKVPVLSFGTGTFGGQGPLFSAWGRSGTDEARRLVDICLEAGVNLFDSADVYSNGASEEILGVAIKGRRDKVLVSTKMSLPMGDGPLDAGSSRHRLLASVEAALRRLGTDYIDLLQLHAFDAFTPIEEVLSTLDTLVRGGKLRYVGVSNFAGWQLMKSLAIADRRGWPRYVAHQVYYSLLGRDYEWELMPLAADQGVGALIWSPLGWGRLTGKIRRGQPLPQGSRLHATAQFGPPVDEQRLYAIVDVLDAIADETDRTVPQVAIAWLLSRPTVSSVIIGARDEAQLRDNLGAVGWSLSADQLKRLDEVSAVMPPYPYYPYRVQEGFARLNPPLV from the coding sequence ATGCAATACCGCAATCTCGGCGCTTCCGGACTTAAAGTGCCCGTTCTCAGCTTCGGGACCGGCACCTTTGGCGGCCAGGGCCCGCTGTTCTCGGCCTGGGGCCGCAGTGGCACCGACGAGGCGCGCCGGCTGGTCGACATCTGCCTCGAGGCCGGCGTCAATCTGTTCGACAGCGCCGATGTCTATTCGAACGGCGCCTCCGAGGAGATTCTCGGCGTCGCGATCAAGGGGCGGCGCGACAAGGTGCTGGTCTCGACCAAGATGAGCCTGCCGATGGGCGATGGTCCGCTCGACGCCGGCTCGTCGCGGCATCGCCTGCTGGCCTCGGTCGAGGCGGCACTGCGGCGCCTCGGCACGGATTATATCGACCTGCTCCAGCTCCACGCTTTCGACGCCTTCACGCCGATCGAGGAGGTGCTGTCCACGCTCGATACGCTCGTGCGTGGCGGCAAGCTGCGCTATGTCGGCGTCTCAAACTTCGCCGGCTGGCAATTGATGAAGTCGCTCGCCATCGCCGATCGTCGCGGCTGGCCGCGCTATGTCGCGCATCAGGTCTATTACTCGCTGCTCGGCCGCGACTATGAGTGGGAGCTGATGCCGCTCGCAGCCGATCAGGGCGTCGGCGCGCTGATCTGGAGCCCGCTCGGCTGGGGTCGGCTCACCGGCAAGATCCGTCGTGGCCAGCCGCTTCCGCAAGGTAGTCGGCTGCACGCCACCGCGCAGTTCGGTCCGCCGGTGGACGAGCAGCGGCTCTATGCCATCGTCGACGTGCTCGACGCGATTGCGGACGAGACGGATCGCACCGTGCCGCAGGTCGCTATCGCCTGGCTGTTGTCGCGCCCGACGGTATCGTCCGTAATCATCGGCGCCCGCGACGAGGCGCAGCTGCGCGACAATCTCGGCGCGGTCGGCTGGTCGCTGAGCGCGGATCAGCTCAAGCGCCTCGACGAGGTCAGCGCGGTGATGCCGCCCTATCCCTATTATCCCTATCGCGTCCAGGAGGGCTTTGCGCGACTGAATCCGCCGCTTGTGTGA
- a CDS encoding amidase family protein, translating to MAKKTATKKKSTSKKAAKTSNKKATVRKGAVAKPAKKTLKTAVKSAARRPKGPAWQWSAVETAAAIRSGAISAVETVEAHLERMHAVNPRLNAVVVDLGEDALKAAHAADKQRAKGSELGLLHGVPVTIKENVDYEGRPNFNGVPANKNLVAPSDSPVVRNLKKAGAIVIGLTNTPEFSFRGFTDNPLHGLTLNPWDPNITCGGSSGGAGSAVAAGIGTIAHGNDIGGSLRWPAHCNGVATIKPTQGRIPAFNASATAERPMLAHLMSAQGPLARHVGDVRLALEVMSQRDPRDPWWVPAPLTGPKPKGPLKVALAKIPDDMAVDPAVSAALRQAADHLERSGYRVSEVEVPDINGVWQTWCDIITNETVVMQEAGMLKVTSEDFHKAWGGMKTKASTLDLKAWMQATAARNGHIRAWQLFFEVYPVVLAPTTVKPTPGPRDDTVSAERVQEIFWGEIRFISAINVLGLPGAVVPVAVHDGKPIGVQLIAGRYREDLALDAAAAIEKRAGVLTHRLWESMA from the coding sequence GTGGCGAAGAAGACGGCGACCAAGAAGAAAAGCACCTCAAAGAAAGCAGCGAAGACCTCGAACAAGAAGGCCACCGTCCGCAAGGGCGCTGTCGCGAAACCGGCCAAGAAGACCCTCAAGACAGCAGTCAAGTCGGCTGCGCGCCGCCCCAAGGGGCCGGCCTGGCAATGGTCGGCCGTGGAGACCGCGGCGGCGATCCGCTCCGGCGCGATCTCGGCGGTGGAAACCGTCGAGGCGCATCTGGAGCGCATGCATGCGGTCAATCCCCGGCTGAACGCGGTCGTCGTCGATCTCGGCGAGGACGCGCTGAAGGCCGCGCATGCGGCCGACAAGCAGCGTGCCAAGGGCAGCGAGCTTGGCCTCCTGCACGGCGTGCCCGTCACCATCAAGGAGAATGTCGACTACGAAGGCCGGCCCAATTTCAACGGCGTTCCCGCCAACAAGAATCTCGTCGCGCCGTCGGATTCTCCCGTGGTGCGCAACTTGAAGAAGGCCGGCGCGATCGTCATCGGCCTCACCAACACGCCGGAATTTTCGTTCCGCGGCTTCACCGACAATCCGCTGCACGGATTGACGCTCAATCCCTGGGATCCGAACATCACCTGCGGCGGCTCCTCGGGCGGCGCGGGGTCGGCGGTCGCCGCCGGCATCGGCACCATCGCGCATGGCAACGACATCGGCGGCTCGCTGCGCTGGCCGGCGCATTGCAATGGCGTCGCCACCATCAAGCCGACGCAGGGGCGGATTCCCGCCTTCAACGCCAGCGCGACGGCCGAGCGGCCGATGCTCGCGCATCTGATGTCGGCGCAGGGGCCACTCGCCCGCCACGTCGGCGACGTCCGTCTTGCGCTGGAGGTGATGAGCCAGCGCGATCCGCGCGATCCCTGGTGGGTGCCGGCGCCGCTGACCGGGCCGAAGCCGAAGGGGCCGCTCAAGGTTGCGCTGGCCAAGATCCCGGACGACATGGCGGTCGATCCGGCGGTCAGCGCGGCGCTTCGCCAGGCCGCCGATCATTTGGAGCGCTCCGGCTATCGCGTCAGCGAAGTCGAGGTGCCCGATATCAACGGCGTCTGGCAGACCTGGTGCGACATCATCACCAACGAGACGGTGGTGATGCAGGAGGCCGGCATGCTGAAGGTCACGTCGGAAGACTTTCACAAGGCGTGGGGCGGCATGAAGACCAAGGCGAGCACGCTCGATCTCAAGGCCTGGATGCAGGCGACGGCCGCCCGCAACGGCCATATCCGTGCGTGGCAATTGTTCTTCGAGGTGTATCCGGTGGTGCTGGCGCCGACCACGGTGAAGCCGACGCCGGGGCCGCGGGACGACACCGTCAGCGCCGAACGCGTGCAAGAGATCTTCTGGGGCGAGATCCGCTTCATCTCTGCGATCAACGTGCTGGGGCTGCCCGGCGCCGTGGTGCCGGTGGCCGTGCACGACGGCAAGCCGATCGGCGTGCAGCTCATCGCGGGCCGCTATCGCGAGGATCTGGCGCTGGACGCCGCCGCCGCGATCGAGAAGCGCGCCGGCGTATTGACCCACCGGCTCTGGGAGAGCATGGCCTGA
- a CDS encoding TadE/TadG family type IV pilus assembly protein, giving the protein MYLATRNAHRLLSSFASDRRGNIAVIFALSLLPILSFIGAAIDYSMATRAKTKLTSALDTAVLVATAKTEITKSASTAQSDAQNAFTGQLAALSMTSTSVNITVTDSVTTRTASGTATATVTTYFMGMFGYKTLGVSASSSAAASLPAYIDFYVLLDNSPSQGLGATTADMTALQNATSDSCAFACHDTYTSSSKKTLQTNSYYSIAKKLGIKMRIDLVRDATQSLTDTATASQLVSNQYRMAVYTMGSDCAALGLTTISALSSSMSSVKTAVAGVDLMTIPYTNYNNDMCTDFDGTMTSMNTTIPTPGDGSSSSPQKWLFFVSDGVADYYYPSSCSQTVITSSGRCQEPLTTTICNTIKARGVKIAVLYTTYLAITNNSWYNTYIAPFRSSIATKMQACATTGYYYEVSSDSNITTALNALFQKAIAASHLTN; this is encoded by the coding sequence TTGTACCTTGCTACCCGTAATGCTCATCGCCTGCTCTCGTCCTTTGCTTCAGATCGCCGTGGCAATATCGCCGTCATCTTCGCGCTCTCGCTGCTGCCGATACTGTCCTTCATCGGCGCCGCCATCGATTATTCCATGGCCACGCGGGCCAAAACGAAGCTGACGTCCGCGCTCGACACCGCCGTGCTGGTCGCCACCGCCAAGACCGAAATCACCAAGAGCGCCTCGACCGCGCAGAGCGATGCGCAGAACGCCTTCACCGGACAGCTGGCCGCGCTCAGCATGACCTCGACCTCCGTGAACATCACCGTGACCGACAGCGTCACCACCCGAACGGCGTCGGGGACGGCGACCGCGACAGTGACCACCTATTTCATGGGGATGTTCGGCTACAAGACCCTCGGAGTCTCGGCGTCCTCGAGCGCTGCGGCCTCGCTGCCGGCCTACATCGACTTCTACGTGCTGCTCGACAATTCCCCATCGCAGGGACTGGGCGCGACCACGGCCGACATGACGGCCTTGCAGAACGCGACCTCCGACAGCTGCGCCTTCGCCTGTCACGACACCTACACGTCGAGCTCGAAGAAGACGCTTCAAACCAACAGCTACTATTCGATCGCGAAGAAGCTCGGCATCAAGATGCGGATCGACCTGGTGCGCGACGCAACGCAGTCGCTCACCGACACCGCCACCGCGAGCCAGCTCGTCAGCAACCAGTACCGGATGGCGGTCTACACCATGGGCAGCGATTGCGCCGCATTGGGCCTGACGACGATCTCGGCGCTCTCCTCGAGCATGTCCTCGGTCAAGACGGCGGTGGCCGGCGTCGACCTGATGACGATCCCCTACACCAACTACAACAACGACATGTGCACCGATTTCGACGGCACCATGACGTCGATGAACACCACGATCCCGACGCCGGGCGACGGCTCGTCCTCCTCGCCACAGAAATGGCTGTTCTTCGTCTCCGACGGGGTCGCCGACTACTATTATCCGTCGAGCTGCAGTCAGACCGTGATCACCTCGTCGGGGCGATGCCAGGAGCCGCTGACGACGACGATCTGCAACACCATCAAGGCGCGCGGCGTCAAGATCGCGGTGCTCTATACCACCTACCTCGCGATCACCAACAACAGCTGGTACAACACCTATATCGCACCGTTCCGCAGCTCGATTGCGACCAAGATGCAGGCCTGCGCGACGACCGGCTATTACTACGAGGTCTCGAGCGACTCCAACATCACCACGGCGCTGAATGCACTGTTCCAGAAGGCGATCGCGGCCTCCCATCTGACCAACTGA
- a CDS encoding glutathione S-transferase family protein, producing MPETLPIILHHFDESPFSEKIRLIFGLKNIAWTSVRISRIMPRPDLMPLTGGYRRTPVMQIGADIYCDTQRIIRELEHRFPAPTLFPDRGEGLAWASAMWTDKSFFQNTVNLVFGSLADKVPQSFIEDREKLRGAKFDIAAMTAAIPQMRDQYRAHVGWIETQLAGGHPWLGGAAADLVDINAYMNVWYVRSNLPVADQLLAEFPKVRAWEERIRAIGHGTRTEMSTAEALRIGRAATPQTGEANDPHDPNGRKVGDLVDVRPDDYGRIAVRGRIVSLSAQSIAIRRHDDIAGDIVVHFPRAGFGVTPAK from the coding sequence ATGCCGGAGACTCTTCCGATCATCCTGCATCACTTCGACGAGTCGCCATTCTCCGAGAAGATCCGCCTCATCTTCGGTCTGAAGAACATCGCCTGGACCTCGGTCCGCATCTCCAGGATCATGCCGCGTCCGGATCTGATGCCGCTCACCGGTGGTTACAGGCGTACGCCGGTGATGCAGATCGGCGCGGACATCTATTGCGACACCCAGCGCATCATCCGCGAGCTCGAGCACCGTTTTCCCGCGCCGACCCTGTTTCCTGATCGAGGCGAGGGGCTCGCCTGGGCCAGCGCGATGTGGACCGACAAGTCGTTCTTTCAGAATACGGTGAACCTCGTGTTCGGTTCGCTCGCCGACAAGGTGCCGCAGAGCTTCATCGAGGATCGCGAGAAGCTGCGCGGTGCGAAGTTCGACATTGCGGCGATGACGGCGGCGATCCCGCAGATGCGCGACCAGTACCGCGCTCACGTCGGCTGGATCGAGACGCAGCTTGCCGGAGGTCACCCGTGGCTCGGCGGCGCCGCGGCTGACCTCGTCGACATCAATGCTTACATGAATGTCTGGTACGTCCGCTCCAACCTGCCGGTCGCCGATCAGCTGCTGGCTGAATTTCCCAAGGTGCGCGCCTGGGAAGAGCGCATCCGCGCGATCGGTCATGGCACGCGAACCGAGATGTCGACCGCAGAGGCGCTCAGGATCGGTCGGGCAGCGACGCCGCAGACAGGAGAGGCCAACGACCCACACGATCCGAACGGCCGCAAGGTCGGTGATCTCGTCGACGTCAGGCCCGACGATTACGGCAGGATCGCCGTGCGCGGACGGATCGTTTCGCTGTCAGCCCAGAGCATCGCCATCCGCCGCCACGACGATATCGCGGGCGACATCGTCGTCCATTTTCCGCGCGCGGGGTTTGGGGTGACGCCGGCGAAGTAG